The following nucleotide sequence is from Ferruginibacter lapsinanis.
TTTTCAAAATCGGATTTATCACCAGTGCAATAGCTTTCATCTATACCGTTGGTACGCATAGCACGCCATTTATAATGATCGCCATATAACCAAACCTGCGTAAGGTTTTTAAAATTAATATCATTCGCTATTTGATCAGGAGGTAAATGATTATGATAGTCAATCACAGGCATTTGTTTGGCAAACTCATGATACAGTTTTTCTGCTGTTTTATTTTGCAGTAAGAAATTCTCGTCTAAGAAATTTTTCATCTTAATTTATTTTTAGTTAGTCGTTTTATATTATAAACTCACGCCTCTTTTCCATGGAATGAAATCATCCTGATTTAATAAAACAGCTTTTGGAATTACTTCCCCGCTTGCTGCTTTTATACAATACTCCAGAATATCTTCCCCCATTTGCTCAATGGTTTTATCACCTTCAACTACCGGTCCGCAATCAATATCGATGATATCATTCATGCGTTTAGTTAAGTTACTATTGGTAGATACTTTTATAACGGGACATACAGGATTTCCTGTAGGCGTTCCTAATCCTGTAGTAAATAAGATCAATGTAGCACCACTACCTGCTTTACCTGTAGTTGCTTCCACGTCATTACCCGGCGTACATACTAAATTCAACCCTGGTTTTACTGCAGGCTCTGTATAATCTAACACATCTACTACCGGGGAAGTACCGCCTTTTTTGGCAGCGCCTGCACTTTTGATCGCATCAGTTATTAAGCCGTCTTTAATATTTCCAGGAGATGGATTCATATGAAAACCAGATCCTACTCTAAGTGCGGAGTCACTATATGCTTTCATTAAAGAAATGAATTTTTTTGCAGCATCTTCATTGATCGTTCTATCGATCAACTCCTGTTCTACACCACATAATTCCGGAAATTCTGCCAATAACACTTTACCTCCTAATGCCACTAAAAGATCAGAGCAATAGCCAACCGACGGATTTGCAGATATACCACTAAATCCATCGCTGCCACCGCATTTTACACCCAATACCAATTTATCTAATGATGCAGGTTTACGCTCAAATTTATTGATCTCTATCAACCCTAAAAAAGTTTGTTTGATAGCATCAGAAATTAATTGTTCTTCGCTCTGAGATTGTTGTTGCTCATAAATATATACAGGCTTATCAAATTTCGGATTGCGCTCTTTTAAGTCTGCGGTAAAATCACCTACTTGTAAATTCTGACAACCTAAACTTAATACTGTTACACCAGCAACATTCGGATGATCAGCGTACGAAGCCAATAGCTTACTCAACACTGCCGCATCCTGACGTATACCTCCGCAGCCTCCCTGATGATTCAAAAACTTGATACCATCAACATTTTTAAAAGGTCTGTTCTTTGCCACATCAATTGTAGGTGAAAGATCAAGATTATTGATATCCTCACCTTTTTTGAAAGCTTCTACCAGTTGATGAGCATATGATTTATATTTTTCGGTTACTGCATAGCCCAATTCATTGTGCAGCGCCTCACGGATCACATCCATATTCCTGTTTTCGCAAAAAACCGTAGGAATAAACAACCAATAGTTGGCTGTACCTACTCTTCCATCAGTTCTGTGATATCCGTTAAAAGTACGTCCTGCGAATTTTGATACATCCGGTGGAGTCCATGTAAAATGAGATGGACGGAAAACATACGGATCTGCTGCATGTTTTAAATTATCGGTAGACATACGTGTGCCTGCTGCCAGGTCATACTGAACCTTTCCGACCAATACGCCGTACATAGTTACCGCCTCACCTTGTTTCATGTCTTTTTCATAAAACTTATGTTTAGCAGCCACATCTTCCAATAGCGTATATTTATTACCGTTATATTCAACTACATCCCCTTTTTTCAAGTCTGTTAATGCCACAATAACATTATCACCCTGATTAACTTTTAAAACTTTTTGTTTCATAATTTCTTTAAGCTAAAATTTTACTTTTCTGGATATTTTTAATTGCGGCCAATGCACCATTGGTCACTATTTCATTTAATTGCTCCTGCACTGCTTCAGTAAAGCCAGGTAGGTTGTTTAGATCCTGTCCCCAGTAAGCTGTATTCCCTAATACGTCAACTACCAATTCATTGTCTGACAATTGTTGTCTTTCAAAATAGTAAGCAGCTTTGTCATCAGTTATAGGATATTCACTTCCGTTAGCAATACCAAAATATTTATTACCATCTTTTTTCACGGCTTTCATGAATTGAATATATGCCGCAACACCTAATGTCATTAGTTCCGGTACTTTGTTAAATACACTGATATATTGTCCGAATAAAGCCACTACCCTCATTTCTATCTTTTGTGTATAGTTTCCGGCAATACTTAACCATTGGTGTTCAATATTAGGATTGGCAAAACGATCCAATACACTATCAGCAAATATTTCAGCTTCGGCCGCATCTATTTTGTAAGGAATTGCCGGAGCAATTTCTTTTTTCATCAGGTCAGATACAAATCCGCAAACCGTTTTGTCAGCCATTGCAGCCTTAACGGTATTAAAACCAGCCAGGTATGCCAATGCACAACTAAGCGTATGTGTTCCGTTCAATAAACGCAATTTCAATTCTTTATGTTTGGTGATACTTGGAACAATAGCCACTCCTGGATCTACCTGTGCAAATGACAACACTGATTTCACGTGTTCATCGCCTTCAATTGCCCATAAGCGATACACTTCACTCATGATCAACAGGTCATCTGTATATCCAAGTTGTTTTTCGATTGCTGCTTTAGCATCCGCTGCTGGTTTACCGGGAACGATCCTGTCAACAAGTGTATTACAAAATGTATTAGATGTTTCCAGCCATTCGATGAATGAAGCATCTAACCCATTCAAATGCGCCTGTTCAATAACAATTGATTCAAGTTTTTTACCATTATCAGAGATCAATTCGGTAGGTACTATCACCATACCGCTTTGTTTGCTGCCATCAAAAGCTTTATATCTTTCAAATAAGAAGGCTAATAATTTTCCGGGGAAAGAAACCGGAGGATGCTTACGAATATCATCATTTACCAGTTCGATGCCAATTTCAGTTGTATTAGAAACAACGATCTGCAAGTTAGGATTATGTGCACACTCTAATACTTTATCCCACTCTTCAGCGGCAGACAATACTCTGCTGATGGATGAATTGATAATATTCTCTTCTACAGGTTTTCCATTTTCCAATCCACGAACACAAAGCGTATACAAACTGTCTTGTTTTTCAAAAGCAGCAGCATCTCCACCTGAAGTAGATTTCACAATTACTATCCTGCCATTAAAAACACCCTTGCGGTTTGCCTTATCAATGAAATAGTCGGGTAACCCACGTAATAAAACGCCGGTACCAAACTGGAGCACTTTTTCAGGCAGATCGAAAATTGCTTCGTCAGGTTTCTGTACATTCTCTGATGGAATGTTCTTTAAGGTGTATCTTGAAAGTATCATAACAAGGGGGTTTATTATTTAGTTTTTATTAATTATTTATTTTAACCACTTTTTTTTCCATTCAGGATATTCTTTGTTCAATAACTTTAGCGGCCATGTTCCATACCAGGCATACCCTATTCTTCTTTCATTTTCAATTTCGGCCACTGTCGCATGACGCTGACTATCTCTGCCACTGAAAAAAGGTACATTGGTCTTGATATCATAAAATCTTGCCCAAATTACTGAACTATCTTCTTTAACCAAAACCCTGTCTCTTCCGCTTGCTTCATTAGGGGCTTTGATATCTATAAAATTATAGCCTGTGATCTTTACTTTTTCAAACCACGCCACAGCTGCTGTAACGGCAGCAATTATTTTTTCAGAAGGATTATTTTGTCTCATTAAGAAACGTGTAATCCCTACAGATTCAGCCCCGCTTAAAGAAACCAATTCAAACTTTCTTGCCTGTGCAGGCTGCATGCTAGTGGCATCATATTGTGCACACCAGGCTGTTAATACATTTTGTTGTTTGATCTGTGTTTTTAAAATACAATCAATTCCTCGTTGTATAGCTTTAGTACATTTTGGAATATATTTTTTATCGATCACATCAAAATCATTCTTTCCTTCTGTGATATCCTGCAAAATGTTTAGCACATTTACCATAGCATTA
It contains:
- a CDS encoding UxaA family hydrolase, which encodes MKQKVLKVNQGDNVIVALTDLKKGDVVEYNGNKYTLLEDVAAKHKFYEKDMKQGEAVTMYGVLVGKVQYDLAAGTRMSTDNLKHAADPYVFRPSHFTWTPPDVSKFAGRTFNGYHRTDGRVGTANYWLFIPTVFCENRNMDVIREALHNELGYAVTEKYKSYAHQLVEAFKKGEDINNLDLSPTIDVAKNRPFKNVDGIKFLNHQGGCGGIRQDAAVLSKLLASYADHPNVAGVTVLSLGCQNLQVGDFTADLKERNPKFDKPVYIYEQQQSQSEEQLISDAIKQTFLGLIEINKFERKPASLDKLVLGVKCGGSDGFSGISANPSVGYCSDLLVALGGKVLLAEFPELCGVEQELIDRTINEDAAKKFISLMKAYSDSALRVGSGFHMNPSPGNIKDGLITDAIKSAGAAKKGGTSPVVDVLDYTEPAVKPGLNLVCTPGNDVEATTGKAGSGATLILFTTGLGTPTGNPVCPVIKVSTNSNLTKRMNDIIDIDCGPVVEGDKTIEQMGEDILEYCIKAASGEVIPKAVLLNQDDFIPWKRGVSL
- a CDS encoding tagaturonate reductase codes for the protein MILSRYTLKNIPSENVQKPDEAIFDLPEKVLQFGTGVLLRGLPDYFIDKANRKGVFNGRIVIVKSTSGGDAAAFEKQDSLYTLCVRGLENGKPVEENIINSSISRVLSAAEEWDKVLECAHNPNLQIVVSNTTEIGIELVNDDIRKHPPVSFPGKLLAFLFERYKAFDGSKQSGMVIVPTELISDNGKKLESIVIEQAHLNGLDASFIEWLETSNTFCNTLVDRIVPGKPAADAKAAIEKQLGYTDDLLIMSEVYRLWAIEGDEHVKSVLSFAQVDPGVAIVPSITKHKELKLRLLNGTHTLSCALAYLAGFNTVKAAMADKTVCGFVSDLMKKEIAPAIPYKIDAAEAEIFADSVLDRFANPNIEHQWLSIAGNYTQKIEMRVVALFGQYISVFNKVPELMTLGVAAYIQFMKAVKKDGNKYFGIANGSEYPITDDKAAYYFERQQLSDNELVVDVLGNTAYWGQDLNNLPGFTEAVQEQLNEIVTNGALAAIKNIQKSKILA